ATGGCGAAAAACACCGCCCCGTCATGCTGCACCGCGCAACGCTTGGCTCGTTTGAACGCTTCATCGGTATTCTGATCGAAGAACACGCAGGCAAATTGCCCTTCTGGCTGGCTCCGCGTCAGGTGGTTGTGGCCGCAATTGTGTCTGATGCAGATGATTATTGCCTTGAGGTCGTCGAAAAACTCAAAGCCGCTGGTGTGCGCGCCGAGGCGGATCTGCGCAACGAGAAGATCAACTACAAGGTCCGCGAGCATTCCGTCGGCAAAGTTCCGGTCATTCTCGCCTGCGGCATGAAAGAGGTCGAAGAGAAAACCGTCTCGACCCGCCGCCTTGGTGAGAAGCAAACCAAGGTCCAGAGCCTGGAAGAGATTGTTACAATCCTCGCAGCCGAGGCAACGCCACCGGATCTGGCACGGTAAGCCTGTAACATTTGGCGTAACATTTTACGAAAAGCCGGTCACATTGGGCCGGCTTTTTCTTTTTTACTGGGGAAATTGCTGCATTCTCTCTCACAGCAGATAACACAGCCGTGACACACGTTTCCGTTATTGGAATTTGGGCGGTGGCCCCGACTAATGTTCACTCAAGCCGTCGAGCGCGGCTGGAATTAACCTTTTATCCATGAGGACTTAACCAAATGTCTACTCCACTGAAATCCCTGGCCGTGGCCGCATCCGTCGCAGCAGCAGTCACCGCAGCAACCGCACCAGCAGCTTCTGCAATGGGCAAAGAAAAATGCTACGGCGTTTCCCTCGCAGGCGAAAACGATTGTGCAGCCGGTGCAGGCACCACATGCAAAGGCACCTCCACCGTTGACTATCAAGGCAACGCATGGACTCTGGTAGACGCAGGCACTTGCGCAGAGATCGAACTGCCAGCAATGGCAGACGGCACCGCGCGCATGGGTTCCCTGGAAGAGCTGGACCGCGACCTGCCAGCATAAGCTTTCCCGAGCTGGGCCTGACCGTAGGGCCCAGCTCACCCCAACTGCACTTGGTAAAGAGGTTCGCCATGTTTGACCAAAGTTTTGAACACCTCCCACAGGGGTGCGGCGTCGGATACAAACCTCAGCATTTCGCAGACATCATGGAAAACGCCGGCTCGGTCAGCTGGTTTGAGATCCATGCAGAGAATTACATGGGCGACGGCGGCCGCCCCTTGGCGCAACTTCGGCATCTGGCCGAGCGCTATGCAATGTCCGTCCACGGCGTGGGACTTTCGATCGGTGGCGAAGGCGACCTTGATCAAGACCACCTCAACCGTCTGAAGCATCTAGTCGGCTGGCTGAACCCTGCCAGCTTTTCCGAGCATCTCGCTTGGTCCACCCACGAAACACACTTTTTGAACGACTTACTGCCCCTGCCCTATAACGCAAAGACCGTTCAGCGCGTCAGCAGCCATATCTCGCAGGTTCAAGAGACTGTCGGGCGTCAGATGCTGCTTGAGAACCCCTCGAACTATCTGGCCTTTTCCGACAGCGACATGAGCGAGATCGACTTCCTGAAAGAGGTCGCGAACCGTTCGGGCTGTGGGCTGTTGTTGGACGTGAACAACGTCTTTGTCTCGGCAACTAACCAGAAAATGAATGCTGTTGAATATATCGACGCCTTCCCGCTGGATCTGGTCGGAGAAATCCACCTTGGCGGCCATGACGAGGACGTGGACGACCACGGCGACCCTCTGTTGATCGACAGCCATGACCAGCCTGTGGTCAATCAGGTCTGGTCGCTCTTTGCCCATACGATCCTGCGCGGCGGCAAAAAGCCCGTGCTGATCGAACGCGACGGCAATATCCCCCCTTGGGACGAACTTGAAAGCGAAGCCGCCCAAGCCCTTGATATCATGACAAACGTCAAGGCCGCGGCATGACACCGGATCAAACAGATTTCACCGAGGCGCTGCTGCGCCCTGATTTACCGCACCCGGAAAACCTGATCGACCATGCGGGGCGTCCGGCGGGCAAACGCTTTGACGTCTACCGCAACAACGTTGTGCTCAGCCTTAGCGAAGCTTTGGAAACCAGCTTTCCGGTGCTGCAGAAACTGCTCGGCGAGCAATTCTTTGGCGCGATGGCGGGTCTGTTCGTGCGGCAGCATCCGCCAACAACGCCGATGATGATGTACTACGGCGATGAGATGCCGGCGTTTTTGACGGGCTTCGAGCCGGTTCAGAAATACCCCTATCTGCCCGATGTCGCCCGTCTGGAACTGGCCATGCGCCAAAGCTATCACGCGGCGGATGCCACGCCGATTGATCCGCAAATCATCGCCACCCTGCCCGCGGATCAGTTGATGGCCGCGCGTCTGGAGATAGCGCCGTCGCTGAAACTCTTGCGCTCCCGCTGGCCGATCTTTTCGATCTGGTCTGCCCAAACCCACGGCACGCCAATGCCCGAGGCCCCCAGCGGAGAAGCCCTGATCATCACCCGCGCCGAATTTGACCCCGCGCCCCAGCTTTTGCCCGCAGGCGGAGCGACCTTTGTCATGGCCCTGCAAGCGGGCGAAGCCTTTGGTCAGGCGCTCGATAAAGCCACCACCGCCATTCCCGATTTCGATCTGCAAACAACCTTGGGACTGTTGATTGCCGGGAATGCCATAACCGCCATAAAAACCGGAGATGCGTAATGATTAACCAACTGATGTCACTCTATAAAAGCATCTTTGCGGGCGTAGAACGCCTGGCGGAACCTTG
This is a stretch of genomic DNA from Cognatishimia activa. It encodes these proteins:
- a CDS encoding BufA1 family periplasmic bufferin-type metallophore translates to MSTPLKSLAVAASVAAAVTAATAPAASAMGKEKCYGVSLAGENDCAAGAGTTCKGTSTVDYQGNAWTLVDAGTCAEIELPAMADGTARMGSLEELDRDLPA
- the bufB gene encoding MNIO family bufferin maturase; protein product: MFDQSFEHLPQGCGVGYKPQHFADIMENAGSVSWFEIHAENYMGDGGRPLAQLRHLAERYAMSVHGVGLSIGGEGDLDQDHLNRLKHLVGWLNPASFSEHLAWSTHETHFLNDLLPLPYNAKTVQRVSSHISQVQETVGRQMLLENPSNYLAFSDSDMSEIDFLKEVANRSGCGLLLDVNNVFVSATNQKMNAVEYIDAFPLDLVGEIHLGGHDEDVDDHGDPLLIDSHDQPVVNQVWSLFAHTILRGGKKPVLIERDGNIPPWDELESEAAQALDIMTNVKAAA
- a CDS encoding HvfC/BufC N-terminal domain-containing protein; translation: MTPDQTDFTEALLRPDLPHPENLIDHAGRPAGKRFDVYRNNVVLSLSEALETSFPVLQKLLGEQFFGAMAGLFVRQHPPTTPMMMYYGDEMPAFLTGFEPVQKYPYLPDVARLELAMRQSYHAADATPIDPQIIATLPADQLMAARLEIAPSLKLLRSRWPIFSIWSAQTHGTPMPEAPSGEALIITRAEFDPAPQLLPAGGATFVMALQAGEAFGQALDKATTAIPDFDLQTTLGLLIAGNAITAIKTGDA